One segment of Pseudodesulfovibrio sp. 5S69 DNA contains the following:
- the rpoC gene encoding DNA-directed RNA polymerase subunit beta' translates to MTLDDLFTLRGAPNAAAQGRNLKAIQISIAAPETIREWSYGEVKKPETINYRTFKPERDGLFCAKIFGPVKDYECNCGKYKRMKHRGIVCEKCGVEVIASKVRRERMGHIELAAPVAHIWFLKTLPSKIGTLLDITMADLEKVLYFDSFIVLDPGETPLKKHQVVSEDQYFQVIDHFGEDALTVGMGAETVRTMLQALDLPTLRTELREESQTTRSQTKKKKITKRLKIVEAFLESGNKPEWMIMEVIPIIPPELRPLVPLDGGRFATSDLNDLYRRVINRNNRLKRLLELGAPEIIIRNEKRMLQEAVDALFDNGRRGRAITGTNGRPLKSLSDMIKGKQGRFRQNLLGKRVDYSGRSVIVVGPKLKLHQCGLPKKMALELFKPFIYSELEKREIATTIKSAKKMVEREDLVVWDILEDVVREYPIMLNRAPTLHRLGIQAFEPLLVEGKAIQLHPLVCSAYNADFDGDQMAVHVPLSVEAQIECRVLMMSSNNILSPSNGSPIINPSQDIVLGLYYLTTPRSFEKGEGMIFSSPEEVISAYDFGAVGIHARIKVRMNGEIIETTTGRIIVSELLPEKVPFELVNCVLNKKNIAALVSGAYRLAGTKATVILCDRIKDLGYEYATRAGVTIGVKDLKIPANKPKMLATANAEVDEIENQFQDGIITRTEKYNKIVDVWTKVTNDISNEMMQEMSTDVLTDPKTGNTEVNSSFNPIYMMATSGARGNQDQMRQLAGMRGLMAKPSGEIIETPITASFREGLSVLQYFISTHGARKGLADTALKTANSGYLTRRLVDVVQDVTVSELDCGTVDGLELTHYIKGGEIKQRLAERVLGRVTMFDTYDEETGELVIPANTMIDAQYAKKLDASGVNSIVIRSGLTCKSKQGVCAMCYGRDLARGHLVNVGETVGIIAAQSIGEPGTQLTMRTFHIGGTASKEIESSSIESQHNGRVITSRMRTVANSDGDKMVLGKSCQVGIVDEQGREREKYVLPSGARLLVDEGQEVKKGTPLAEWDPYMEPFIVDVSGTIKFKDIIEGKTVQEDRASKASFTIMEYRTTNYRPAVTLLGDDGKAVYRPGTEIDANFAMPVGAILMVKDGDKVRAGDVIARKPRESSKTKDIVGGLPRVAELFEVRKPKDLGVVSSIDGIVTFGPETKGKRKVVVTPETGDAQEFLIPKGKHITVQESDFVEAGDLLTEGSPELHDILRIKGEKHLARYLVEEIQDVYRFQGVNINDKHIEIIVRQMLKKVSILNPGSTTFLIGEQVDKLRFMEENARVSAEGGKPAVAETLVLGITQASLSTDSFISAASFQETTKVLTEASLKGKTDYLHGLKENVIVGRLVPAGTGFRKYTDSEISVPDQPERPDKFLEELEESPLLVDVPSV, encoded by the coding sequence ATGACGTTGGACGATCTGTTCACCTTACGTGGAGCGCCGAACGCGGCTGCACAAGGCCGTAACCTGAAGGCTATCCAGATATCCATAGCTGCGCCCGAAACCATCCGGGAGTGGTCCTACGGTGAAGTCAAAAAACCGGAGACCATCAACTACCGGACCTTCAAACCGGAGCGGGACGGCCTGTTCTGCGCCAAGATCTTCGGCCCGGTGAAGGACTACGAGTGCAACTGCGGCAAATACAAGCGCATGAAGCATCGCGGCATCGTCTGCGAGAAGTGCGGCGTCGAGGTCATCGCCTCCAAGGTCCGCCGCGAGCGCATGGGTCACATCGAACTGGCCGCGCCCGTGGCGCACATCTGGTTCCTGAAGACCCTGCCGTCCAAGATCGGCACGCTGCTCGACATCACCATGGCCGACCTGGAGAAGGTCCTGTACTTCGACTCCTTCATCGTGCTCGATCCGGGCGAGACCCCGCTCAAGAAGCACCAGGTCGTCAGCGAGGACCAGTACTTCCAGGTCATCGACCACTTCGGCGAGGACGCCCTGACCGTGGGCATGGGCGCGGAGACCGTCCGGACCATGCTCCAGGCGCTCGATCTGCCGACCCTGCGCACCGAGCTGCGCGAGGAATCGCAGACCACCCGGTCCCAGACCAAGAAGAAGAAAATCACCAAGCGGCTGAAGATCGTCGAGGCCTTCCTCGAGTCCGGCAACAAGCCCGAGTGGATGATCATGGAAGTGATTCCCATCATCCCGCCCGAGCTGCGCCCGCTGGTCCCCCTGGACGGCGGCCGTTTCGCCACCTCGGACCTCAATGACCTGTACCGCCGCGTCATCAACCGCAACAACCGCTTGAAGAGGCTGCTTGAGCTCGGCGCGCCCGAGATCATCATCCGCAACGAGAAGCGCATGTTGCAGGAAGCCGTGGACGCCCTGTTCGACAACGGCCGCCGCGGCCGGGCCATCACCGGCACCAACGGCCGACCGCTCAAGTCCCTGTCCGACATGATCAAGGGCAAGCAGGGCCGGTTCCGCCAGAACCTGCTCGGCAAGCGCGTCGACTACTCCGGCCGTTCGGTCATCGTGGTCGGCCCGAAGCTGAAGCTGCACCAGTGCGGCCTGCCCAAGAAGATGGCGCTGGAACTGTTCAAGCCGTTCATCTACTCGGAGCTTGAGAAGCGCGAGATCGCCACGACCATCAAGTCGGCCAAGAAGATGGTCGAGCGCGAAGACCTGGTCGTCTGGGATATCCTGGAGGACGTGGTCCGCGAGTACCCGATCATGCTCAACCGCGCCCCGACCCTGCACCGCCTGGGAATCCAGGCCTTCGAGCCGCTGCTCGTCGAAGGCAAGGCCATCCAACTGCACCCGCTCGTCTGCTCCGCCTACAACGCGGACTTCGACGGCGACCAGATGGCCGTGCACGTGCCGCTCTCCGTGGAGGCGCAGATCGAGTGCCGCGTGCTGATGATGTCCTCCAACAACATCCTCAGCCCGTCCAACGGCTCGCCGATCATCAACCCGTCCCAGGACATCGTCCTCGGATTGTACTACCTGACCACGCCGCGTTCCTTCGAGAAGGGCGAGGGCATGATCTTCTCGAGCCCCGAGGAGGTCATCTCCGCGTACGACTTCGGCGCGGTCGGCATCCATGCCCGCATCAAGGTACGCATGAACGGCGAGATCATCGAGACCACCACCGGCCGCATCATCGTTTCCGAGCTGCTGCCCGAAAAGGTCCCGTTCGAGCTGGTCAACTGCGTGCTGAACAAGAAGAACATCGCCGCCCTGGTCTCCGGCGCCTACCGTCTGGCGGGCACCAAGGCCACGGTCATCCTGTGCGACCGCATCAAGGATCTCGGATACGAGTACGCCACTCGGGCCGGTGTGACCATCGGCGTCAAGGACCTCAAGATTCCGGCCAACAAGCCCAAGATGCTGGCGACCGCCAACGCCGAGGTCGACGAGATCGAGAACCAGTTCCAGGACGGCATCATCACCCGTACCGAGAAATACAACAAGATCGTCGACGTCTGGACCAAGGTGACCAACGACATCTCCAACGAAATGATGCAGGAGATGTCCACCGACGTGCTGACCGATCCCAAGACCGGCAACACCGAGGTCAACTCGAGCTTCAACCCCATCTACATGATGGCCACGTCCGGCGCTCGAGGCAACCAGGACCAGATGCGGCAGTTGGCCGGCATGCGCGGCCTGATGGCCAAGCCCTCGGGCGAGATCATCGAGACCCCGATCACCGCGAGCTTCCGCGAAGGGTTGTCCGTCCTGCAGTACTTCATCTCCACCCACGGCGCCCGGAAGGGCCTGGCCGATACCGCGCTCAAGACCGCGAACTCCGGCTACCTGACCCGCCGTCTGGTCGACGTCGTCCAGGATGTGACCGTGTCCGAGCTGGACTGCGGCACCGTGGACGGCCTGGAGCTGACCCACTACATCAAGGGCGGCGAGATCAAGCAGCGGCTGGCCGAGCGAGTGCTGGGCCGCGTGACCATGTTCGACACCTACGACGAGGAGACCGGCGAGCTGGTCATCCCCGCCAACACCATGATCGATGCCCAGTACGCCAAGAAGCTCGACGCTTCCGGCGTGAACTCCATCGTCATCCGCTCGGGCCTGACCTGCAAATCCAAGCAGGGCGTCTGCGCCATGTGTTACGGACGCGACCTGGCCCGCGGGCACCTGGTCAACGTGGGTGAGACCGTCGGCATCATCGCCGCGCAGTCCATCGGCGAGCCCGGCACCCAGCTGACCATGCGTACCTTCCACATCGGCGGTACCGCATCCAAGGAGATCGAGTCCTCGAGCATCGAGTCCCAGCACAACGGCCGCGTGATCACCTCGCGCATGCGCACCGTCGCCAACTCCGACGGCGACAAGATGGTGCTCGGCAAGAGCTGCCAGGTCGGCATCGTGGACGAGCAGGGCCGCGAGCGTGAGAAATACGTGCTCCCGTCCGGTGCCCGTCTGCTGGTGGACGAAGGCCAGGAGGTCAAGAAGGGCACGCCGCTGGCCGAATGGGATCCGTACATGGAGCCGTTCATCGTCGACGTGTCCGGTACCATCAAGTTCAAGGATATCATCGAAGGGAAGACCGTCCAGGAGGACCGTGCCTCCAAGGCGTCCTTCACCATCATGGAATACCGCACGACCAACTACCGTCCGGCCGTCACCCTGCTGGGCGACGACGGCAAGGCCGTGTACCGTCCCGGCACCGAGATCGACGCCAACTTCGCCATGCCCGTGGGAGCCATTCTCATGGTCAAGGACGGCGACAAGGTCCGCGCCGGCGACGTCATCGCGCGCAAGCCGCGTGAATCCTCCAAGACCAAGGACATCGTCGGCGGTCTGCCGCGCGTTGCCGAGCTCTTCGAGGTGCGCAAGCCCAAGGACCTGGGCGTGGTTTCGTCCATCGACGGCATCGTCACCTTCGGTCCCGAGACCAAGGGCAAGCGCAAGGTCGTGGTCACTCCCGAGACCGGCGACGCCCAGGAATTCCTCATTCCCAAGGGCAAGCACATCACGGTCCAGGAGTCCGACTTCGTCGAGGCCGGCGACCTGCTGACCGAAGGCTCCCCGGAGCTGCACGACATCCTGCGGATCAAGGGCGAGAAGCACCTGGCCCGCTACCTGGTCGAAGAGATCCAGGACGTGTACCGCTTCCAGGGCGTCAACATCAACGATAAGCACATCGAGATCATCGTGCGCCAGATGCTCAAGAAGGTCTCGATCCTGAACCCCGGCTCCACCACCTTCCTCATCGGCGAGCAGGTGGACAAGCTGCGGTTCATGGAGGAGAATGCCCGGGTCTCGGCCGAGGGCGGCAAGCCCGCGGTTGCCGAGACTCTGGTCCTGGGCATCACCCAGGCCTCCCTGTCCACGGACTCCTTCATCTCGGCCGCCTCGTTCCAGGAGACCACCAAGGTCCTGACCGAGGCCTCCCTGAAGGGCAAGACCGACTATTTGCACGGTCTGAAGGAAAACGTCATCGTCGGTCGGTTGGTGCCCGCCGGAACCGGATTCCGCAAGTACACGGACTCCGAGATCAGCGTGCCCGACCAGCCGGAACGCCCCGACAAGTTCCTCGAGGAGTTGGAGGAAAGCCCGCTCCTGGTGGATGTGCCGTCGGTGTAA
- the rpsL gene encoding 30S ribosomal protein S12, whose product MPTINQLIRKGREAQPKRKKTPALMECPQRRGVCTRVYTTTPKKPNSALRKVARVRLTNGMEVTAYIGGEGHNLQEHSVVLIRGGRVKDLPGVRYHIVRGTLDTSGVDDRRRGRSKYGTKRPK is encoded by the coding sequence ATGCCCACCATTAACCAGCTCATCCGCAAGGGCCGCGAAGCGCAGCCCAAGCGGAAGAAAACCCCGGCCCTGATGGAATGCCCTCAGCGTCGAGGCGTTTGCACCAGAGTGTACACCACGACCCCGAAGAAGCCGAACTCCGCGCTTCGCAAGGTCGCCCGTGTGCGCCTGACCAACGGCATGGAAGTCACCGCCTATATCGGTGGTGAAGGCCATAACCTGCAGGAACACTCCGTGGTTCTGATCCGCGGCGGCCGTGTGAAGGACCTTCCCGGTGTCCGTTACCACATCGTTCGCGGTACCCTCGATACCTCCGGTGTCGACGATCGTCGCCGCGGCCGTTCCAAGTACGGCACCAAGCGCCCGAAATAA
- the rpsG gene encoding 30S ribosomal protein S7 gives MPRKGPVAKRQILPDPVYGSKLITRFINRLMLDGKKSTAERIFYKAIEILAEKTNEDPLRAFEKCLDNIRPALEVKSRRVGGATYQVPMEVRPDRQTALAIRWAIGYARGRGEKGMVARLSGELLDAFNNRGGAVKKREDTHKMAEANKAFAHYRW, from the coding sequence ATGCCTCGTAAAGGTCCTGTCGCCAAGCGGCAGATCCTGCCGGATCCCGTATACGGCAGCAAGCTCATCACCCGCTTCATCAACCGTCTGATGCTGGACGGCAAGAAGTCCACTGCGGAAAGAATTTTCTACAAGGCCATCGAAATCCTGGCCGAGAAGACCAACGAAGACCCGTTGCGCGCCTTCGAGAAGTGCCTGGACAACATCCGTCCCGCCCTGGAAGTCAAGTCCCGCCGTGTCGGCGGCGCGACGTACCAGGTGCCCATGGAAGTGCGCCCCGACCGGCAGACCGCTCTGGCCATCCGCTGGGCCATCGGCTACGCCCGCGGCCGCGGCGAGAAGGGCATGGTCGCCCGCCTGTCCGGCGAGTTGCTGGACGCCTTCAACAACCGTGGCGGCGCAGTGAAGAAGCGCGAAGACACCCACAAGATGGCTGAAGCCAACAAGGCTTTCGCCCACTACCGCTGGTAG
- the fusA gene encoding elongation factor G, whose protein sequence is MARKVPRDKQRNIGIMAHIDAGKTTTTERILFYTGVSHKIGEVHDGEATMDWMVQEQERGITITSAATTCFWREHRINIIDTPGHVDFTMEVERALRVLDGAIAVFDSVAGVEPQSETVWRQADRYKVPRMAFVNKMDRIGADFFRCVRMMKTRLGAKAVPLQLPIGAEDDFEGVVDLIEGKAYIYDHKDHGASFTTTEVPANLQDQYEEMRAEMIEAIAEEDESLLEKYMADEELTPEEIREGVRKATTNLTICPVLCGTAFRNKGVQPLLDAVVDYLPSPLDVVVMKGMDPKTEEPIECPCDDDEPLAALAFKLMTDPFVGHLTFLRLYSGKIESGATFMNAATGKKERIGRLLKMHANKREEIKEAYAGDIVAAVGLKNVATGDTLCDLKRAVVLESLDIPEPVIEVAIEPKTKADRDTLSAALVKLAKEDPSFRVKGDEETGQTLIAGMGELHLEIIVDRLLREFNVNANVGAPRVAYRETISAPNKVDVKHAKQSGGRGQYGHVVIEVEPNPEKGYEFVDEIKGGVIPKEYIPAVDKGIQDAMKNGIMAGFPVVDVKVKLVFGSYHEVDSSEQAFYIAGSLAIKEACRGAKPVLLEPIMSVEVVTPEDYLGDVMGDLNGRRGRVGEMEARTGVQVIRSFVPLSEMFGYATDLRSKTQGRATFTMQFDHYEKLPNNLAEELMKGND, encoded by the coding sequence GTGGCGAGAAAAGTACCCAGAGACAAACAGCGCAATATCGGTATCATGGCCCACATCGATGCGGGCAAGACTACCACTACCGAGCGAATCCTGTTCTACACCGGCGTGTCCCACAAGATCGGTGAGGTCCATGACGGCGAGGCCACCATGGACTGGATGGTTCAGGAGCAGGAGCGCGGCATCACCATCACGTCTGCCGCGACCACCTGCTTTTGGCGTGAGCACCGCATCAACATCATCGACACCCCGGGCCACGTGGACTTCACCATGGAAGTCGAGCGCGCCCTGCGCGTCCTGGACGGCGCCATCGCCGTCTTCGACTCCGTTGCGGGCGTCGAGCCGCAGTCCGAGACCGTGTGGCGTCAGGCCGACCGGTATAAAGTGCCCCGCATGGCCTTCGTCAACAAGATGGACCGCATCGGCGCGGACTTTTTCCGTTGCGTCCGCATGATGAAGACCCGCCTGGGCGCCAAGGCTGTTCCTCTGCAGTTGCCCATCGGGGCCGAGGACGACTTCGAAGGCGTCGTCGACCTGATCGAGGGCAAGGCATATATATATGATCACAAGGATCACGGCGCCAGCTTCACCACCACCGAGGTCCCGGCCAACCTCCAGGACCAGTACGAAGAGATGCGCGCCGAGATGATCGAAGCCATCGCCGAGGAGGATGAAAGCCTCCTCGAGAAGTACATGGCCGACGAGGAGCTGACCCCCGAGGAGATCCGCGAGGGTGTGCGCAAGGCCACCACGAACCTGACCATCTGTCCGGTCCTGTGCGGCACCGCGTTCCGCAACAAGGGCGTGCAGCCGCTGCTCGACGCCGTCGTCGACTACCTGCCCAGCCCTCTGGACGTCGTGGTCATGAAGGGCATGGACCCGAAGACCGAGGAGCCCATCGAGTGCCCCTGCGACGATGACGAGCCCCTGGCCGCGCTGGCCTTCAAGCTCATGACCGACCCGTTCGTCGGTCACCTGACCTTCCTGCGCCTCTACTCGGGCAAGATCGAGTCCGGCGCCACGTTCATGAACGCGGCCACCGGCAAGAAGGAGCGCATCGGTCGTCTGCTCAAGATGCACGCCAACAAGCGTGAGGAAATTAAAGAGGCATACGCCGGCGACATCGTTGCCGCCGTCGGCCTCAAGAACGTGGCCACCGGCGATACCCTGTGCGACCTCAAGCGCGCTGTGGTTCTGGAGTCCCTGGACATCCCCGAGCCGGTTATCGAAGTGGCCATCGAACCCAAGACCAAGGCAGACCGCGACACCCTGTCCGCCGCCCTCGTCAAGCTGGCCAAGGAGGACCCGTCCTTCCGCGTCAAGGGCGACGAGGAAACCGGACAGACCCTGATCGCCGGAATGGGTGAGTTGCACCTCGAGATCATTGTTGACCGCCTGTTGCGCGAGTTCAACGTGAACGCCAACGTGGGCGCGCCCCGCGTGGCCTATCGAGAGACCATCTCCGCGCCGAACAAGGTCGATGTCAAGCATGCCAAGCAGTCTGGTGGTCGTGGCCAGTACGGCCACGTCGTCATCGAGGTCGAGCCCAACCCCGAGAAGGGCTACGAGTTCGTGGACGAGATCAAGGGCGGCGTGATTCCCAAGGAATACATCCCCGCCGTGGACAAGGGCATCCAGGATGCCATGAAGAACGGCATCATGGCCGGGTTCCCGGTCGTCGATGTGAAGGTCAAACTGGTCTTCGGCTCCTACCATGAAGTCGACTCCAGCGAGCAGGCCTTCTACATCGCCGGTTCCCTGGCCATCAAGGAAGCCTGCAGAGGCGCCAAGCCGGTACTGCTCGAGCCGATCATGTCGGTGGAAGTGGTCACCCCCGAGGACTACCTCGGCGACGTCATGGGAGACTTGAACGGCCGCCGCGGCCGGGTGGGCGAAATGGAAGCCCGCACGGGCGTGCAGGTCATCCGGTCCTTTGTGCCGCTGTCCGAGATGTTCGGTTACGCCACGGATCTTCGTTCGAAGACCCAGGGCCGGGCGACCTTCACCATGCAGTTCGACCACTACGAGAAATTGCCGAACAACTTGGCCGAAGAATTGATGAAAGGAAACGACTAA
- the rpsJ gene encoding 30S ribosomal protein S10 has protein sequence MAASMASDRIRIKLRAYDYRILDKAVTEIVDTARNTGAAIAGPVPLPTDIHRTTVQKSVHVDKKSREQFEMRIHKRLLDILEPTQQTVDALGKLSLPAGVDVEIKL, from the coding sequence ATGGCTGCTTCGATGGCGAGCGATCGCATCAGAATCAAACTGAGAGCATACGATTACCGTATTCTGGACAAGGCTGTCACCGAGATCGTTGACACCGCCCGGAATACCGGTGCGGCTATTGCCGGCCCCGTGCCGCTGCCCACCGACATTCATCGTACCACCGTCCAGAAATCCGTTCACGTGGACAAGAAGTCCCGCGAGCAGTTCGAGATGCGCATTCACAAGCGTCTTCTGGATATCCTTGAACCCACTCAGCAGACCGTTGACGCCCTGGGCAAGCTTTCCTTGCCCGCCGGTGTGGACGTCGAGATCAAGCTCTAG
- the rplC gene encoding 50S ribosomal protein L3: MAKTLGLLGRKLGMTRIFKDDGTICPVTVIEAGPCPVMQIKTTDKEGYNALQLGYDSVPERKVNKPLKGHMAKAGKDLYRHLKEFPLEVVEGYELGQEITVDIFAAGEKVKVTGTSKGKGFQGVMKRHNFAGSRASHGAEKVHRVPGSVGNATFPGRVWKGKKMPGQMGNARVTLSNVEIVDVRPEDNVLLVKGQVPGPNNGLVMIRKNG, encoded by the coding sequence ATGGCTAAGACTCTCGGATTGCTTGGCAGAAAGCTGGGCATGACCCGCATTTTCAAGGACGATGGTACCATCTGCCCCGTGACCGTTATCGAGGCGGGACCCTGCCCGGTCATGCAGATCAAGACCACGGACAAGGAAGGCTACAACGCCCTGCAGCTCGGCTACGACTCCGTGCCCGAGCGCAAGGTGAACAAGCCCCTTAAGGGCCACATGGCCAAGGCCGGCAAGGACCTGTACCGCCACCTCAAGGAATTCCCCCTCGAGGTAGTGGAAGGGTACGAACTGGGCCAGGAGATCACCGTCGATATCTTTGCGGCCGGTGAAAAGGTCAAGGTTACCGGTACCTCCAAGGGTAAGGGTTTCCAGGGCGTCATGAAGCGTCACAACTTCGCCGGCTCCCGCGCCTCCCATGGTGCCGAGAAAGTGCATCGCGTCCCCGGTTCCGTCGGTAACGCGACTTTCCCCGGCCGTGTCTGGAAGGGCAAGAAGATGCCCGGCCAGATGGGTAACGCACGCGTAACCTTGAGCAACGTGGAAATCGTCGATGTCAGGCCCGAGGACAACGTCCTCCTGGTCAAGGGGCAGGTCCCCGGCCCCAACAACGGCCTCGTGATGATCCGCAAGAACGGCTAA
- the rplD gene encoding 50S ribosomal protein L4, producing MAKIQVVDQNNKKVGDFELAPEVFEVEIMPEILNQVVRAQRASQRQGTHATKTRGLKSGGGRKPWRQKGTGRARAGSTRSPLWRGGAVLFGPQPRDYAFKVNKKVRKLALKMALSSRVSEEKMTVVKSIDLPEIKTKAFAEVAQNLGLNKTLIVAKNADKNLEMSARNMPHIKVIEADKLNVYDVLLYPELVMLEAAAQDVQERLK from the coding sequence ATGGCAAAAATTCAAGTTGTAGATCAGAATAACAAGAAGGTTGGCGACTTCGAGCTGGCCCCCGAGGTTTTCGAGGTGGAGATCATGCCCGAAATCCTCAACCAGGTCGTCCGCGCCCAGCGCGCCTCCCAGCGCCAGGGCACCCACGCCACCAAGACCCGTGGTCTGAAATCCGGCGGCGGCCGCAAGCCGTGGCGCCAGAAGGGCACCGGTCGTGCCCGGGCCGGTTCCACCCGTTCGCCCCTGTGGCGCGGTGGTGCCGTCCTCTTCGGACCCCAGCCCCGCGACTACGCCTTCAAGGTCAACAAGAAGGTGCGCAAATTGGCCCTCAAGATGGCTTTGTCCTCCCGCGTCTCCGAAGAGAAGATGACGGTGGTCAAGTCCATCGATCTCCCCGAGATCAAGACCAAGGCCTTTGCCGAAGTCGCCCAGAACCTCGGCCTGAACAAGACCCTGATTGTCGCCAAGAACGCCGACAAGAACCTGGAGATGTCCGCAAGGAACATGCCCCACATCAAGGTCATCGAAGCCGACAAGCTGAATGTTTACGACGTGCTGCTGTACCCCGAGCTGGTCATGCTCGAGGCCGCCGCCCAAGACGTTCAAGAGAGGTTGAAGTAA
- the rplW gene encoding 50S ribosomal protein L23, giving the protein MDYSKVLLKPVVSEKANEAKEQSNHVSFYVHPDSNKIEVKKAVEAAFDVKVESVNIVAKKAAPRKRMGRLTGGRVPGYKKAYVKLAAGDKIEIFEGV; this is encoded by the coding sequence ATGGATTATTCGAAAGTCCTGCTCAAGCCTGTGGTCTCCGAGAAGGCCAACGAGGCCAAGGAGCAATCCAATCACGTCTCTTTTTACGTCCACCCCGATTCCAACAAGATCGAGGTGAAGAAGGCCGTTGAAGCAGCCTTCGACGTCAAAGTCGAGTCCGTGAATATCGTGGCCAAGAAAGCCGCGCCGCGCAAGCGCATGGGCCGTCTGACCGGTGGCCGCGTCCCCGGTTACAAGAAGGCCTACGTCAAGCTTGCCGCCGGCGATAAAATCGAAATCTTCGAAGGAGTGTAA
- the rplB gene encoding 50S ribosomal protein L2: protein MATRKLKPTSPGRRFQTISDFAEITRTTPEKSLTKGLTKKAGRNNNGRVTMRRRGGGNKSLYRLIDFKRNKLGVPAKVAEIEYDPNRSARIALLHYADGEKRYILAPVGLNQGDVITAGEGADIKPGNAMALTQIPTGTVVHNIELYPGNGGQFCRAAGTYAQLIAKEGKYALLRMPSGEVRKVLATCCATIGQVGNIHHENIKIGKAGRNRWLGRRPKVRGVAMNPIDHPLGGGEGRSSGGRHPVSPWGTPAKGYKTRNRKKASSKLIVKRRGQK, encoded by the coding sequence ATGGCAACCCGTAAGCTGAAGCCTACTTCTCCGGGCCGCCGGTTCCAGACCATCTCCGATTTCGCGGAGATCACCCGGACCACTCCCGAGAAGTCGCTGACCAAAGGTCTGACCAAAAAGGCCGGACGCAACAACAACGGTCGTGTCACCATGCGTCGCCGCGGCGGCGGCAACAAGTCCCTGTACCGCTTGATTGACTTCAAGCGGAACAAGCTTGGCGTGCCCGCCAAGGTGGCCGAGATCGAGTACGATCCGAACCGCAGCGCCCGCATCGCCCTGCTGCACTACGCGGACGGCGAGAAGCGCTACATCCTGGCCCCTGTCGGCCTGAATCAGGGCGACGTCATCACCGCCGGTGAAGGCGCCGACATCAAGCCCGGCAACGCCATGGCCTTGACCCAGATTCCGACCGGTACCGTCGTGCACAACATCGAGCTGTACCCCGGCAACGGCGGCCAGTTCTGCCGTGCCGCCGGCACCTATGCCCAGCTCATCGCTAAGGAAGGCAAGTACGCGCTTCTGCGCATGCCCTCCGGCGAGGTCCGCAAGGTCCTGGCCACCTGTTGCGCCACCATCGGCCAGGTTGGAAACATTCATCACGAGAACATCAAGATCGGTAAGGCCGGACGGAATCGTTGGCTTGGCCGTCGCCCGAAGGTCCGTGGTGTGGCAATGAACCCGATCGATCACCCGCTGGGTGGTGGTGAGGGACGCAGTTCCGGTGGTCGCCATCCGGTGTCCCCGTGGGGTACCCCGGCCAAGGGCTACAAGACCCGGAACCGCAAGAAGGCTTCCTCGAAGCTCATCGTCAAACGCCGCGGCCAGAAGTAG
- the rpsS gene encoding 30S ribosomal protein S19, giving the protein MPRSLKKGPFLDGHLIKKIQVAAENQDRRVIKTWSRRSTIVPEMVGMTFAVHNGRKFIPVFVTENMVGHKLGEFSPTRTYFGHVADKKK; this is encoded by the coding sequence ATGCCTAGATCTCTTAAAAAGGGCCCGTTCCTGGACGGTCACCTGATCAAGAAAATCCAAGTGGCCGCCGAGAATCAGGACCGCCGCGTGATCAAGACCTGGTCCCGCCGTTCCACGATCGTCCCCGAGATGGTCGGTATGACCTTCGCCGTCCACAATGGCCGGAAGTTCATCCCCGTGTTCGTGACCGAAAACATGGTCGGACACAAGCTGGGTGAATTTTCCCCGACCCGCACCTACTTCGGCCACGTCGCCGACAAGAAGAAGTAG
- the rplV gene encoding 50S ribosomal protein L22 — translation MEAKAVAKFIRVSPRKARIVAENIKGKGVEDALNILRFTPKKPADILSKVLYSAISNAEQMPGVDVDSLIVDSVVVNEGPTWKRIQPRAMGRAYRIRKRTSHITIVVKEQ, via the coding sequence ATGGAAGCCAAAGCAGTTGCCAAGTTCATCCGCGTGTCTCCGCGCAAGGCCCGCATCGTGGCCGAGAACATCAAGGGCAAGGGCGTCGAAGATGCCCTGAACATCCTCCGGTTCACCCCGAAGAAGCCCGCCGACATTCTCAGCAAGGTGCTGTACTCCGCCATTTCCAATGCGGAGCAGATGCCCGGCGTCGACGTTGACTCCCTGATCGTCGATTCGGTCGTGGTCAACGAGGGTCCCACCTGGAAGCGTATCCAGCCGCGTGCCATGGGCCGCGCCTATCGCATCCGGAAGCGCACCAGTCACATCACCATCGTAGTCAAGGAACAGTAG